A region of Anopheles merus strain MAF chromosome 2R, AmerM5.1, whole genome shotgun sequence DNA encodes the following proteins:
- the LOC121602458 gene encoding uncharacterized protein LOC121602458: MPPKKPGKKVTIQLRPLQRARGSSFEQDPAAGTSSGAPVKAVLKKSRYKIYEIPRKSEFSEYLLKLRREQERLEQDDADLRVEPPAHEAAGPSRQAEARPKLIMFDNPISPVRQGSVVEYRPKERHPFKELVSNYLRRSSHPKQLLGLYKIPVVKNWEQVFEDSLRKMAAERSTRREQWKQPRLQWLDDLEEANRQLPEPTRNRRNMFDPSICCFLAWCGGRRRRRRLGQRWSDA; encoded by the coding sequence atgccACCCAAAAAACCGGGCAAAAAGGTTACGATTCAATTGCGCCCGTTGCAGCGTGCACGAGGCTCCTCCTTCGAACAGGACCCTGCCGCAGGAACATCGTCTGGCGCACCCGTCAAAGCAGTTCTAAAGAAATCGCGCTACAAAATCTATGAAATACCGCGCAAGTCCGAGTTTTCCGAGTATCTCTTAAAGCTACGGCGCGAGCAGGAGAGGCTAGAGCAGGATGATGCTGATCTGCGAGTTGAGCCACCGGCGCACGAAGCTGCGGGCCCAAGCCGACAGGCGGAAGCACGGCCAAAGTTGATAATGTTCGACAATCCCATCAGCCCGGTCAGGCAGGGCAGTGTCGTTGAGTATCGGCCGAAGGAGCGCCACCCGTTCAAGGAGCTCGTTAGTAACTATCTGCGACGAAGCTCGCATCCAAAGCAGCTGCTCGGTCTGTACAAGATACCGGTGGTGAAAAATTGGGAGCAAGTGTTCGAAGATTCGCTGCGCAAAATGGCAGCCGAACGATCGACCCGGAGGGAACAGTGGAAGCAGCCGCGGCTGCAGTGGTTAGATGATTTGGAGGAAGCAAATCGCCAGCTACCGGAACCGACCCGCAACCGGAGGAATATGTTCGATCCTTCCATCTGCTGCTTTCTGGCGTGGTGTGGAGGTCGCCGCCGTCGTCGACGCCTCGGTCAGCGCTGGTCGGATGCTTAA